The following proteins are encoded in a genomic region of Populus trichocarpa isolate Nisqually-1 chromosome 13, P.trichocarpa_v4.1, whole genome shotgun sequence:
- the LOC7487693 gene encoding AT-hook motif nuclear-localized protein 19, whose amino-acid sequence MANRWWTGQVGLPGMDTSTSSSSPMKKPDLGISMSNNNREATESGAGKEDEQEDERENSDEPREGAIDIASRRPRGRPPGSKNKPKPPIFVTRDSPNALKSHVMEIASGSDIAENLACFARKRQRGVCVLSGSGMVTNVTLKQPSASGAVMALHGRFEILSLTGAFLPGPAPPGATGLTIYLAGGQGQVVGGSVVGSLVASGPVMVIAATFSNATYERLPLEDEEEGSGGAQGQLGGGNGSGEGNGGGMGDPATSMPVYQLPNMVPNGQLNHEGYGWAHGRPPY is encoded by the coding sequence ATGGCAAACCGGTGGTGGACAGGGCAAGTGGGATTGCCGGGGATGGACACATCAACCAGTTCATCATCTCCAATGAAAAAGCCAGATCTAGGTATATCCATGTCCAACAACAATAGAGAAGCCACCGAGAGTGGTGCTGGCAAAGAAGATGAGCAAGAAGACGAAAGAGAAAATAGCGACGAGCCTAGAGAAGGCGCTATAGATATCGCCTCTCGCCGCCCTAGAGGCCGTCCACCAGGGTCCAAGAACAAGCCTAAGCCACCAATTTTCGTTACTCGAGACAGCCCTAATGCACTCAAGAGTCATGTGATGGAGATAGCTAGTGGATCTGATATAGCTGAAAATTTAGCTTGTTTTGCAAGGAAGAGACAAAGAGGAGTTTGTGTGCTTAGTGGAAGTGGTATGGTAACCAATGTAACCCTCAAGCAACCTTCTGCCTCAGGTGCTGTTATGGCTCTCCATGGTAGGTTTGAGATTTTGTCACTCACTGGAGCGTTCTTGCCTGGACCAGCCCCACCTGGAGCGACAGGACTAACTATATATTTAGCCGGAGGGCAAGGACAAGTGGTAGGAGGCAGTGTGGTAGGATCACTAGTTGCATCAGGACCGGTAATGGTTATTGCTGCAACATTTTCAAATGCTACTTATGAGAGATTGCCACTAGAAGATGAAGAGGAAGGCAGTGGTGGCGCACAAGGGCAGCTCGGTGGCGGCAACGGTAGCGGTGAGGGTAATGGTGGGGGCATGGGGGATCCAGCAACATCAATGCCAGTTTATCAATTGCCAAATATGGTGCCTAATGGACAATTGAACCATGAAGGATATGGGTGGGCTCACGGCAGACCACCCTATTAG